Proteins encoded in a region of the Petrotoga olearia DSM 13574 genome:
- the priA gene encoding replication restart helicase PriA, producing MHYYEVIPIGHMVFNGFTYKSDKKLEIGQRVIVDLRGKFISGLIYKESESTEFNKIKEIAFPLDNKSLLNESHIRLMEKVSSKFMAPIGEVARLFFPPLSSDIYKLRILPKSSLAPIQKPVFYKQFLQSFDNTSKANKQLREYLDSNLIEIELYRKEFTKKIDKFVSLKMDLKETWKFNVSKTAREVINYLSINGETLESDLYSQGIVKKGSTVLNTLWKKGIIELSESSATSEENIEVSLSKEQRQAVKSIQVNPDKPHLLYGVTGSGKTEVFFEVAKPILKNGGKVLLLVPEISLTSELMNRLKKRFANYNAAFYHSGLTSSERVQTWYKAVNGELDLVIGTRSAIFIPMKDLKMIIIDEEHDQSYYQIENVSYDAIDTACFRKELEDIQLILSSATPRMVDLHMAKTNSFYLEKIKTRYFTEMPEVQIVDMKKDEKYNWIFSKKVVENIEISLKKNKKIIVFTPTRGYANYVICSDCGYIFKCDECDVSLTFHKKERKLSCHYCGKESELPNFCPKCGGFKLQSRGFGTERVLSELAKLFPSQPLVRVDRTVIKTFKDLQNTFNFMKEPGKKIVVGTKMITKGLDIQDLDLVVILDADRYINFPDYNAQESTASLLMQVAGRSGRKERGKVIIQSFQPENNIYKSLIDHNFDLIAKNDLEQRKIYGYPPFVTLFLILVNHPSADKAKAKANEIVEELGKIENQDDFEILGPVVPIISKLRGNHRNQIIIKSKKKNHEFLFSTLKTYYKDIKIYVNPPTTLV from the coding sequence ATGCATTATTATGAAGTTATTCCTATAGGGCATATGGTTTTTAATGGGTTTACATACAAAAGTGACAAAAAATTAGAGATTGGTCAAAGGGTGATCGTTGATTTAAGAGGTAAGTTCATTTCTGGTTTAATTTACAAAGAATCAGAAAGCACTGAATTCAACAAAATAAAAGAGATCGCATTTCCATTGGATAATAAAAGTTTATTAAACGAAAGTCACATCAGACTTATGGAAAAGGTAAGCTCCAAATTTATGGCACCTATTGGAGAAGTTGCAAGATTGTTTTTCCCTCCTCTTTCTTCAGATATATATAAATTAAGGATATTACCAAAAAGTTCTTTAGCTCCTATTCAAAAGCCCGTTTTTTACAAGCAATTTTTACAATCTTTTGATAACACATCAAAAGCAAACAAACAGTTAAGGGAATATTTAGATTCGAATTTAATTGAGATAGAACTTTATAGAAAAGAATTTACAAAAAAAATAGACAAGTTTGTTAGTTTAAAAATGGACTTAAAAGAGACATGGAAGTTCAATGTATCAAAAACTGCTAGAGAGGTAATAAACTATCTATCCATAAACGGCGAGACCTTAGAAAGCGATCTATACTCACAAGGTATTGTGAAAAAAGGTTCCACAGTTTTGAATACATTATGGAAAAAAGGTATAATAGAATTATCAGAAAGTTCAGCCACCAGCGAAGAAAATATAGAAGTTTCTTTAAGTAAAGAACAGAGACAAGCAGTTAAATCAATACAGGTAAATCCTGACAAACCTCATTTATTGTACGGAGTTACAGGTAGCGGTAAAACCGAAGTATTTTTCGAGGTGGCTAAGCCTATTTTGAAAAATGGTGGAAAAGTACTTCTTTTAGTTCCAGAAATTTCCTTAACCTCAGAGCTAATGAACAGGTTAAAAAAACGGTTCGCTAATTACAATGCTGCATTTTACCATTCTGGGCTTACAAGTAGTGAAAGAGTACAGACATGGTATAAAGCAGTAAATGGTGAATTGGACTTAGTCATAGGGACAAGAAGTGCCATCTTTATACCCATGAAAGATTTGAAAATGATAATAATCGATGAAGAACATGATCAATCTTACTATCAGATAGAAAACGTTAGTTACGATGCGATAGATACAGCCTGTTTTAGAAAAGAGTTAGAAGATATTCAGCTAATACTTTCATCAGCTACCCCACGGATGGTTGATCTACACATGGCGAAAACAAACTCTTTTTATCTTGAAAAAATAAAAACAAGGTACTTTACTGAAATGCCTGAAGTACAGATAGTTGATATGAAAAAGGATGAAAAATACAACTGGATATTCAGTAAAAAGGTAGTAGAAAATATAGAAATCTCTTTGAAAAAAAATAAAAAAATAATTGTTTTTACACCAACAAGAGGTTATGCCAATTATGTAATTTGCAGCGATTGTGGATATATATTTAAATGTGATGAGTGTGATGTTTCATTAACTTTTCATAAAAAAGAAAGAAAATTAAGTTGCCATTACTGTGGTAAAGAAAGTGAATTACCAAATTTTTGCCCGAAATGTGGAGGGTTTAAACTACAATCCAGAGGTTTTGGGACTGAACGAGTTTTGTCTGAATTAGCTAAATTGTTCCCTTCACAACCCTTGGTAAGAGTAGATAGAACGGTTATAAAAACATTCAAAGATTTACAAAACACTTTTAATTTCATGAAAGAACCAGGGAAAAAGATCGTTGTAGGAACTAAGATGATCACTAAAGGTTTAGATATTCAAGATTTGGATTTAGTAGTCATTCTTGATGCTGATAGATATATCAACTTCCCCGACTACAACGCCCAAGAAAGTACAGCCTCATTGCTTATGCAGGTTGCTGGGAGGTCTGGCAGAAAAGAAAGAGGCAAAGTTATCATTCAAAGTTTTCAACCAGAAAATAATATTTATAAATCTTTGATTGATCACAATTTTGATCTGATTGCAAAGAATGATCTTGAACAAAGGAAAATATACGGTTATCCTCCATTTGTAACCTTGTTTTTGATTTTAGTGAACCACCCTTCTGCTGATAAAGCAAAAGCAAAAGCAAATGAAATCGTGGAAGAGTTGGGTAAAATTGAAAATCAAGATGATTTTGAAATATTAGGACCAGTTGTGCCTATCATTTCCAAACTAAGGGGAAATCACAGGAATCAAATCATTATAAAAAGCAAAAAGAAAAATCATGAGTTTTTATTCTCAACGCTTAAAACATATTACAAAGACATCAAAATTTATGTTAATCCTCCCACTACTTTAGTATAA